The window CAGCGCCGGCGCCGCTTGGCTTTGGAGCTATCGCTGCCCCAGTTGCCCTTGACCTTCATGGTGCTGGCACGGCCGCCGGTGCCACCAGTGCCGCCGGTGCCACCACCACACTGGTGTGCCACAAAGAAAGCCACCTTCTCCTTGGTGTTTCCTGGTTTGATGACGTACCACGTGTCCAGCAGCACCCGACCTTCCTCGGCCGatgctgggggaactggggcaGCATCGGCAGGAGCCGGCGGCGTGTTTTCCGAGGGGGCCCGGGCTCCAGCAGGCTCTTCGGGGGTGCGgcaggaaaaggttttttttggtggagcTGGGGCCGGGGCATGGTTTATTCTGGGAGTAGGTGCCGAAGGGCCGCGGgcaccagagctgcagctgagggaaggcgttgggctccATCAGGGCAGCATCGCACTGCCAACTGTGCCAACGATGCCGATGATGCCCACGGTGCCGACGATGCCAACGCCGTGGGCTGCCGGCGCCCCTGCCCAAGCCTGTCAGCAAAGAAAGGGGTGTCAATGGGCATGGCGGGGACAGTGTGGGGCTGGTATGGGGACAGTGTGGGGCTTCTGAGGATGCTATGGGGCTGGCAAAGCCAGTATGGGGCCAGTACGGAGCCAGTATGGAGCCAGTATGGGACCACTAtggggctggcagtgccagTATGGGACCAGTATGGGGCCAGTATGGAGCTTCTGGGGACACAGTGGGACTGGCAGTGCCAGTGTGGGGccggtgtggggctgggggggcttaAAAGGACCATCACCGGGCCCTTCCCAGTCTGGGCAGAGTACTGGAGCGGTGCCTCCCGGCTCCCCATCCTTGCACAGACCCCGCCCCGTCCCCGGGATGCCACGCCCACACTGGAAGCCACGCCCCCGATCCCCGAAGCCACGCCCGGTTACCGGTTCTTAAAGCGGCAACGgcgctgggggggcgggggggggctgaATCCCACGAATCAGACCCACCCGCCCCTTTTAAGAACCGGCAGCGGCCGCCGCTTGTTGACAGGCCCTGCGCGCGACAGCGCCGGCCAATCAGAGAGCGGCGTTCGGGCCATGCCCATATATGGACGGCGGCAgagcggcgggccgggggcgtGGTCATAAAGGGGCGTGGCCAGCGGGAGGGGGCGGGGTCGCACGACCCCGCCCACCCCCCCGGGCCGCGGGGACGGGAGGGGCGCGGACACGGTCGCGCGTGTCCACGGGACggtcctgcccacccccccacccctccctgggaacgcgggggtgggggtggggcgaTGTCCCTCGTGTGTGATGCGAGACCGGGCGTGCCCCCGCCCCGGGTGCGACACGGGGACACGCCCGCCACCCCCATCCCACGCGCGGCGCGGGGCCACGCGCGTCCCCACGCGCCAGGCGGGGCCGTGCCCTCGGCTCGGCGGCACCAGCGGCCCCGTCCCGCAGCGCCAAGGCGGCGGCGCGCgcggccccctccccccccacacCTTTCCCCGCGATGTGTCACGGGTGGGTCGGCGGGCAcaaccccacccccacacacccccaccacTCCCCCACGGCGTGTCACGAGCGGGAAAACACCCGCTGCCCTGTAACACGGGGGCCAGCCAAGGCCCGGCCCAGCGGCCGGCACCGACCACCGGCCCCGGGGCTCCACTCACCGACACCCCGGCCGCCCCCacgcccgccccggcccccccgcctCCCTCTCCACGGCCCGGGCCCCGCCCGGtgcccccgcccctcccccgcTCACCGGGCAGGTGCCGGGCGCGGCCGCTCCGCCTCTCCGCGGTGCTTCCGGGGTGCCCCGCGCATGCGCCCTTCCGGCGGGAGCCGCGCAGGCGCAGAGCAAAGCACGGCGGGAGTTGTGGTTCGCCGCGGGGCGGACACGCAGCCGCGGCTGCGTCGCGCAAAGCACCATGGGAGTTGTGGTTCGCCGCGGGGCGGACACGCAGCCGCGGCTGCGTCGCGCAAAGCACCATGGGAGTTGTGGTtcgccgccgcgccgcccgggACCCGTAGGCGCAGTCCGCGCATGTGCAGTGCGGCGCCGGGGCGTGTccgcggggggggaggggctgtCGCCCCTCGTGAcgcccacacacacaccccgcccccGCACGGCTGGGGACCCACTGACACggcaccccctccccccccgtTACCAGTTAGCAGCCCAGCGGCACCCAGTGCCACCCACCACCAGTGTGagctgccccgcccccccccaagtGATTTCACAGGAGTCACTCACGGGTCTCGCTGTTTCTTTAGGGTACAAAGCTGGGGACACCTGGGACCCCCCCCACACAACTCGGACAcccccagcacacacaccccccccaccaacccccccagcaccccagcaccccagggtgtCAGGGACCCCGCCCCAaaccaccccagcaccccagggtgtCAGAGGACACTCCCCAAACCCCCCTCCTAGCACCCCAAGGTGTCAGGGGACATgcacaccccaaaaccccctgACCCTCCCCGCCAGCACCCCAAAGTGTCAGggacaaccccccccccccaactcccaCAGCACCCCAAAGTGTCAGGGATCCCCCCCGAATCCCCTCAGCACCCCAAGGTGTCAGAGGATCCCTCCAGCACCCCAAGGTGTCAAGGGACACCCTCCAaacccccctgcctcccccccagcacccaaaGGTGAAAGTGACATCCCCCCTTCCAGCACCCCAAGGCCTTGGGACCCCCCTCAGCTCCCAAAGgtgccacccccccacccccccctcagCAGCACGTCTCGGCCATCGGGGGCcccctgggggggtggggggctgggtgctgccccccCACAGCCACATAACGGCGGGTGCcccgggggggggcgcggggggagccgggggcaCCCAGGCGGCACCGCTGCCACCCGCGCCGCACTTCTGCCTGCACCTGGTGGCACACGACATGTCACGACatgccccgccccgcccccccccccccccccccccccccccgcgacacTGCCCTGACGCACCTCCTTGTTGACAAAGCAGTAAAGGACGCTGACAACAaggccctggggggggggggggggaggggcggggggcaccCAGACATGTGGGTGCACATGGTCACGTAGATGTGCCCCTCCCCCACCCGCAGCCCACCCTGCAGtttccccctgcagcccccatgGAGGCCCCCCCAGTGCACCCCATATTTTTGCACCCCCCCCCATtgcaccccccccccgcagTAGCACCCATCCCATCGCACCCCCCCATTGCACCCCCCACActgcagccccccccgcccaaCCCCCAACCCCCATGGCACaacccctgcccccccacccctcccgaCCCCATGGTGCCTCACTGACACACACCTCCCatccccccagcaccctcccgACCCTCACGGCACACCCTCgcaccccccccaacccccaccccccgtatCCCACAGATCGCCATGGCAACCTCCgacacccctcccccccgccccccatgGCAACCCCTcactccccccgccccccatgTCCCGTCCCCCCCGCATTCCCCCAGCATCCCTTCGACCCCctctgcacccccccccccccccatgccctGCCCCGGAGCCCCCCACCGACACCCCCTGACCCCCATGGCCTCTCCCACAGCACCCTCCCGCCCCCAtggccccccctgcccccacacctgggaggaggacagcagcagctgcaggcagagccgCACCAGGCGCAGGGTGCCCCCCCCGTGCCCCTCCCCCAACAGGGCGAAGGCCACCTCGTGCACCCCCAGCAGCGGGATCAGCGTCAGCGTCGAGCGGGCCAgcctggggggagggggggggcacccGCGGGATGGGGACCCCCTTGGGACAGGGAGAACCCCAGGATGGGGACAcccccagggacagggacacctcGAGAGACACCTCCGGGATGGGGGGACCCCCAGGATGGGTACAGCCACAGCATGGGGAGCCCCCCGGAACAGGGACACCCCCAGGGACACGCTTGGGGACACTGCAAAGGTGGGGACATGCTTGGGGACACACATGGGGCTATGGTGGGCATGAGGACATTGCAGGGACAACATGGAGACTCCACGGGGACCAGGATGTGACAtctcccctgcccccgccccaCACACCCCAGTGTACACATGTgtccccacacacacccccaccccatgtCCCCACCTGACCCTGGTGTCCCCCTGGGACACCTGATGCGCCCGGACTTTGGCCACCAAGATACGGACGATGCGGACAAATACCATGAAGTTCACCTGGGGAGGGACGACACACCAGCGGTGACACCCCCTGTGGTGAGGACACCCCCTCCAGTGGGGACACCCCCTTGGTGACAGCCACCCCTCCCCCACGCCATGTCACCCACCGCCACTGCCACCAGGATAGGACAGCGGATGATCCACCACACTGCCACCTTCTCGTTCCTCTCCCAGCACCTGCCATGGGGGGGGGAGTGACACACATGGGGGGGGGTGACCTCAACCTTGGGGACATCCCCAAGGGGACAGGGTGTCCCCTGGGGGTAACAAAGTGGGGACAATGGGGGGCAGGAGTGGCAGCCTCACCCCTCGTTCTCATAGAGGTACCTCGCTACCACCCATGGTACCACGAAGAGCACGGGGGCTCCTGGTGGGACAGGGACAAGGTTGGGGAGGGGACACGGAGACACAGAGGGGACATGTGGGGACACAGAGCGGGGCTCACCCCAGccgaggaggaggaaggcaggtaGGCAGCGCCGGCCACTGAAGGCCACCAGCACCAGGAGCTTGTGGAGGAAGAGCCCCTCGGCCAGCAGCCACCCGTAGTTGGCCCCCACGCAGTACTGGGTGACCACCTGGGCCAGCCGGCAGCTGGCCACCGCCTGCCCTGGGGACAACCCCAGCACCAGCGGGACAGCAGCGGCGGGGGGGGAACAGCCTCAGAGGGGCACCAGGATCATGGTGGCACCAGCATTGTGGTGGCACCAGGACCATGGTGGCACCAGTGTTGTGGTGGGAACAATATCATGTTGGACCAGGATCATGGTGGCACCAACATCGTGGTGGCACCAATGTCATGGTGGCACCAGTGTTATGGTGGTGGCACCAGCATCGTGGTGGCACCAGAGTTGTGGTGGCACCAATGTCATGGTGGGAACCAGGACCGTGGTGGCACCAATATCACATTTGACCAGGATCATGCTGCCACCAGGGTCATGGTGGGACAAGTGTCATAGTGGACCAGGATCGTGGTGGCACCAGGATTGTGGTGGGACCAGTGTCATGTCTGACCAGCTCCCACCCTTGGGTCtcacatcccagcacagcccatcaaCCCCCACCCATGAGTGTCCCCACTCTTTGGGTGCCCCCACCATGGCTGTccccacccatgggtgcccccaCCATAGCTGTCCGCTTCATGGGTGTCCCCCATGTGGGTGCCCCCCACCCGTGGGTGCCCACCTCCTGGCCCACCAGCTGCAGCGGgtgtgcggggccggggcgcagGCGGCGGCGCAGCAGCGCGTCCCGCGTCAGGATGGCGCCTGCCCGCAGCACGAAGGAGAGGAAGAGGTTGGCGTGGATGAAGTTGCGGGTGCAATGCAGGCGCCTGTGGGGACAAAGGTCAGTGGGtagcagcacccatgggtgccctcctagcacccatgggtgcccccgCCACGGTACCTGAAGGTGAGGAGCAGTAGCAGCGCCAGCAGGAGGGCCACAAGGGACAGGGAGTAGCCCACAGTGTAGAGGAGCCggaactgctccagcagccaggcCTGGCGCTGTGGGGAGCGGGACACGGCGACGGGGAGGTGGCACCAAGCCGGGAGGTGGCACAGGGTGTGGCAGGGGGTAGCggggcacggcacagcacgaTATGGggcatggcacggcatggcacggTGCAACATGGTATggcactgcacagcacagcatggcatggggcacagcatggcacggcacagcacggcacggtGTGGTACAGGGCAcgggcacggcacagcacggcacggtGTGGTACAGGGCATGGCAcggggcacagcacagcacggcacggTGTGGTACAGGGCATGGCACGGGGCGCAGTGTGGTACAGGGCATGGCaccggcacggcacggcacggcacggtGTGGTACAGGGCAcgggcacggcacagcacggcacggtGTGGTACAGGGCATGGCAcggggcacagcacagcacggcacggTGTGGTACAGGGCATGGCACgggcacagcacggcacagTGTGGTACAGGGCATGGCacgggcacagcacagcacggcacggTGTGGTACAGGGCacgggcacagcacagcacggcacggTGTGGTACAGGGCACGGCACGGGGCACAGTGTGGTACAGGGCATGGCAccggcacggcacagcacggcacggtGTGGTACAGGGCATGGCACgggcacagcacggcacggtGTGGTACAGGGCATGGCacgggcacagcacagcacggcacggTGTGGTACAGGGCACGGCACGGGGCGCAGTGTGGTACAGGGCATGGCAcgggcacggcacagcacagcacggtGTGGTACAGGGCACGGCACGGGGCGCAGTGTGGTACAGGGCATGGCAcgggcacggcacagcacggcacagTGTGGTACAGGGCACGGCACGGGGCACAGTGTGGTACAGGGCATGGCAcgggcacggcacagcacggcacggtGTGGTACAGGGCACGGCACGGGGCACAATGTGGTACAGGGCAcgggcacggcacagcacggcacggcacagTGTGGTACAGGGCATGGCACGGGGCACAGTGTGGTACAGGGCACAGCAcggggcacagcacagcacggtGTGGTACAGGGCATGGCACggggcacagcatggcacagtgTGGTACAGGGCACGGCAcgggcacggcacagcacggcacggtGTGGTACAGGGCACGGCACGGGGCACAATGTGGTACAGGGCAcgggcacggcacagcacggcacggcacagTGTGGTACAGGGCATGGCACGGGGCACAGTGTGGTACAGGGCACAGCACGgggcacagcacggcacagTGTGGTACAGGGCAcgggcacggcacagcacggcacggtGTGGTACAGGGCACGGCAcgggcacggcacagcacggcacggtGTGGTACAGGGCACGGCACAGGGCACAGTATGGTACAGGGCACGGCAcggggcacagcacagcacggtGTGGTACAGGGCATGGCACggggcacagcatggcacagtgTGGTACAGGGCACGGCAcgggcacggcacagcacggcacggtGTGGTACAGGGCACGGCACGGGGCACAATGTGGTACAGGGCAcgggcacggcacagcacggcacggcacagTGTGGTACAGGGCATGGCACGGGGCACAGTGTGGTACAGGGCACAGCACGgggcacagcacggcacagTGTGGTAcagggcacagcacagggcacagcacggcacagTGTGGTACAGGGCAcgggcacggcacagcacggcacggtGTGGTACAGGGCACGGCAcgggcacggcacagcacggcacggtGTGGTACAGGGCACGGCACAGGGCACAGTATGGTACAGGGCACGGCAcggggcacagcacagcacggtGTGGTACAGGGCATGGCACggggcacagcatggcacagtgTGGTACAGGGCACGGCAcgggcacggcacagcacggcacggtGTGGTACAGGGCATGGCAcgggcatggcacagcacagcacggtGTGGTACAGGGCACGGCACagggcacagcatggcacagtgTGGTACAGGGCATGGCACggggcacagcatggcacagtgTGGTACAGGGCACGGCAcgggcacggcacagcacagcacggtGTGGTACAGGGCACGGCACagggcacagcatggcacagtgTGGTACAGGGCATGGCAcgggcacggcacagcacggcacagTGTGGTACAGGGCATGGCAcgggcacggcacagcacggcacggtGTGGTACAGGGCACGGCACagggcacagcatggcacagtgTGGTACAGGGCATGGCAcgggcacggcacagcacggcacggtGTGGTACAGGGCACggcacagggcacagcacagcacggcacagTGTGGTACAGGGCATGGCAcggggcacagcacagcacggcacggTGTGGTACAGGGCATGGCACagggcacagcatggcacagtgTGGTACAGGGCATGGCAcgggcacggcacggcacggcacggtGTGGTACAGGGCATGGCAcgggcacagcatggcacagtgTGGTACAGGGCATGGCAcgggcacggcacagcacggcacggtGTGGTACAGGGCACGGCACagggcacagcatggcacagtgTGGTACAGGGCATGGCAcgggcacggcacagcacggcacagTGCATGACACAGCGTGGCACGGCACAGGGCATGGACAGGGCACAGCGCTGGGCACAGCGTGGTgcacagcacggcacagcacagcatggcacagggcATGGACAGGgcatggcacagcccagcacgcCACGCAGCAGAGAAGCAGGGCGCACCACGGCACGGCAGTGTGACACATCACAGCGTggtgcagctcccagcacagcaccctgcgCACGGCACAGCACCCCACGCCTCAACACAGCACCCcacaccccagcaccccaaaccccagcaccccacgccccagcacccagcaccccacgGCACAGCACCCCATGCCCCAACACAGCAccccatggcacagcacagcaccctaTGCCACAGCACCCCACACCCCACGCCCCAGCACCTcacaccccagcaccccatggcatggcacagcaccccacaccccagcccagcacaccaTGCCACAGCATCCcgtgccccagcaccccacgccccagcacccagcaccccacgGCACAGCATCCCACGCCCAGCACCCCACACCCCGGCTCAGCCCCCAGACCCCTACCTGCAGCGGCTGCTCCTGTGCCGGATCCTGGCACTGCGAATGATCCCGCCAAGGTCTCCCAGTCTCATCCAGCACCCAGCGCCCGTCGGGTCCGCAGCGCCGAGCCACCACCCCACCCTGCACTGAGTAccccctcctgtcaccccacGGCCACCCATGGGTGGGGGGGACACACTCCCCCGCCCTTACCTCGGTGGTGCCAGGGCAGGTACCAGGGGCAGGGGACAGTGACGGTGGTGTTGGGGACTGCATCCCCCCAGCAGGCGTACATGTCGAAGCTGCGGTTGCAAACAGgtcctggtggggtgggggggtcagGGCATCCCCCAGTGTCCTCCCAGTGTCCCCCTGGTGTCCCCACCTCCAGCGCACTCACCGGGTGCTGGGGGGTCGAGGTGCAGGCGGAGTTCGCAGGCGTGCCGGTACTGGTGCCAAGCGGCCAGCGTTGCCTGAGCTGAGCGCTCCTCCTGTGGGGGACATGGGGGGCACACCGAGGGGGGACGCTAGGGGGGTGTCACCACTGGGGTGGCCACACTGGGGTGACCACTGTGGGGTCACCACCACGGGGGCACAAGGATGGGGCAAACAAGAGGGTTATCGCCATGGGGACAGCACCACTGGGGCCACCATGATGGGGCCACCACAACTGGGGCCACCACCATGGGGACACTACGACTGGGGCCACCATCATGGGGCCACCACCGCGGGGCCACCATGGTCCTGGGTGGGTAGAGGGGTCCCTGAGGTGGCACCTGGCGGGGGTCCCAGTGGCTTGGGGGTCCCGATGAGGCAAGGGGAGGggccgtgtgtgtgtgtcccagtGTCTGGGAGGGTCCCAGGGGtaatgggggggaggggtgtgtgtctCACCTCTGCCCCATGCAGGACCTGGCTGAGCACGGGGGGGGGCATAGCCCAGTGCCCCATGTCGTGACAGTGGCTCCTGGAGTGGGGGGAGGGGTGtactgggggggaggggcacGAGGGGGAGGGGTTACCGGTAtcatccccctccccatcaccagccctgccctccccccccctttgaCGTGGTCGTTACCAGGGAGCTGCCGGTGGGTCCCTCCGGTGGAGGGGACACGGGACCGGTAGCAGCCGCCCCCCTCGGCCCTCCCCCGCGTGATACAGGTGCCACCGCTCAGTGTCCCTTGTCCCACCCTCCCGTGTTGCTTCCCCTGTCCCAGTGTCCCGTGCCCCTCCCGTGTCCCGTGCCCCATGCCCCCCCCTgtgccccgcgcccccccccccagtgtcCCTTGTCGTCCCCCCCCAGTGTCCCTTGTCCCCACCCTCGGTGTCCCGGCCCCCTTCGTGATCCCTTGAGTCCCCCCACACGCATCACCCCGCTGCCCCGTGTCCCTTGCTCCACCCTCAGTGTCCCTTGCCCCCCCCGGTGTCCCTTGTCCCCACCTCAGTGTCCCTTGCACCCCCCTCGGTGTCCCGGCGCCCCCCCTGCTCTGTCCTGAGTCCCCCCACGCgtgtcccccccttcccccatgTCCGCTCCACTTCACCCCGACACCCCACCGTGATGCTGGTGCCCCACCTCCGGTGTCCCGACTCCCTCCCCCAGGGTCCCTTGTCCCCCCCTCGCTGTCCCGGCCCCCCCCGCTGTGTCCTGAGTCCCCCCACGCGtgtccacccccaccccctcgtcCCGTGAGCTTtacaccgccccccccccaccccggacCCCCATCTCCTGTCTCAGGACCCCTGGTACCGGCTCAGTGCGAGACTCCACCGCCCTCGGTACACGGGCACCGGCTCCGGTGTCCCCGCCCACGGGGGCGGGGACAcgggggggcaccggggggggggggcacccagggggggtgggggcacacGCGGAGAAACGTGACCCAGTGGTCGCGTGGAGCCTGGCCCACGTCTGGGGTGGGAGAGCCCCCAGGAAGCCCCACACGTGCCAGGGGTACAGGGTCgcttggggggggtgtgtgtggtgtcaCCCACGGGTGGTCCGGTGCCACCCAAGGGGGTCCAGCATTACCCACGGGTGCCCCAGTGTCACCCATGAGTGTTCCAGTGTCACCTGGGTGCTCCACCATCACCCACGGCTACCCCGCTGTCTCACACGGGTGCCCCAGTGTCACCCAGTGGGGATCCAGTGTTACTCATGGGGGACTGGCATCACCCACGGGTGCCCCAGTGTCATCCACGGGTGCCATAGTGTTACCCAGGGGGGGTCCGTTGCCACCCAGGGGGGAGCAACATCACCCATGGGTGCTCCACTGCCTCCCACAGGTGGTCCAGTATCACCCACGAGCACGCCAGTGTCACCCAGGGGGGTCCAGCATTGCCCATGGGTGCTCCGACATCACCCATGGGGGGTTCAGTGCTTCAGTGTCACCCACAGGCGTTCCAGTGTCACCCAGGGGAGTCCGACACCACCCACGGGTGCCCCACTGTCACCCACGAGTCACGCAGAAACAGCCCgaccccccccccaaactcccccccacccccacgcGTGGCTGCGTGTGAGGGAAAGGGGCGTGGCTTCGGATTGGGAGGGAGGCGTGACTTCAGGCAGGAAAGGGGGCGCGGCTTAAAGCCGGGAAAAGGGGCGTGGCTTAGTACGTGGGAAAGGGAGCGAGGCCTCCGTTCGGGGAAAAGGGGGCGTGGGTTTGGGGCGCGAAGGGGCGTGGGTTTGTGTGGGAAGGGGGCGTGGTTTCATGTCCGGGTAAGGGGCCGGGTCTTCGGAGCGTTGTCTAAAGGCGCGTGGTGCCTGGTCTGGGTAAAGGGGGCGTGGCCTGGACTCAGGGGCGTGGCTTCTGTTCGGGGGAAAGGGGGCAGGGCTGCGGGTCTGCGCTCAGGGGGCGTGTCCTGGGCTCAGAGGGCGTGGCTGCGGGTCGGCTGGGGGCACCAGGCGGGTGACTCCGCGGCCCCGCGAAGAGCAGTGGGCGGAGCTTCGGGGCGGcccgccccccctccctccctcgccGGCCGGCGTCGCGCGGCGCTGACGTCAGGGCGGCGCGCGCGGGCGGACGATGGTGGCGGGCGCGTTCCCGCTGGCCAAGCTGCTGACCCTGGGCGCGCGCCAGCTGAGCCGCCCCCTGGCGGCGCGCATCAAAGCCGGGGCCCGCGCCAGTCCCTTCTTCCGCACCTACATCTGCCTGCCCCCCGCCCAGCGTGAgtgggggcggaggggggggggggtcactgggggaggagggggtgactgggggaaggggggggggtgtcacaCCGGGGAAGGACTCCGGGGGTCCTTAGtcagtgccccccccccccccccgcagtgTATCACTGGGTGGAGATGCGCGCCAAGATGCGGCTGATGGGCTTCCGCGGCGCCGCCGTGAAACCGCTGAacgaggaggcggcggcggagcTGGGGGCGGAGCTGCTGGGGGAAGCGATCGTGTTCGGCGTTGGGGGGCTCTGCTTGTACCTGGAGTACGCGCGGCAGGCGGGGCAGACGCGCCGCCGGGAAGGGGAGCaggcggcggcgctgcgggaGCTGCGcgaggggctggaggggctgcgGGCCGAGCTGGAGGCCATGGCGGCACGCCTGCCGCCTGGCCCCGGCGGGCTCGGCCACGCCCCCGCGAACCTTAACCACGCCCATGCCGGCCTTAACCACGCCGGCGCTaaccccgcccccgccggcgcTAACCACGCCCCCGCCGGCGCTAACCACGCCCCCGCCGGCGCTAACCACGCCCCCGCCGAATGTAGTTGTGCACCTGCTGGCGCTAGCCACGCCCCCGCCGCGTCTAGCCACGCCCCTGTCGGCACTAACCACGCCTCCACCGACCCTGGCTATTAAAGCGCCCCCTTCCTTGTTCTTCCCACCGGCGGTTTCCTTTGAGGGAGGGGCTTGTCGAGGGAGTGAAGGGGTGTTGGGGGCTAAAGGAGGGGGTCTTGTGGGGGGGCTTTGGGTGCAGTGGCATAGGGGTGGGGCTACTAAGGGGGCAGGATGGGTGGGGCTAAggatggggctggaggggtgggGCTAAGGGGGGCTTGACTGGGTGGGGCtaagggagggggtggggttAAGGAGGGGTGGGGCTaaagggagtgggggcaggATGGGTAGAGCTAAGGGGGGTGGGTCGCTAATGGAGGGGTGGGTATAAGGGTGGAGTGTTACAGAGGGTGGAGCT is drawn from Falco biarmicus isolate bFalBia1 chromosome 22, bFalBia1.pri, whole genome shotgun sequence and contains these coding sequences:
- the GIPR gene encoding gastric inhibitory polypeptide receptor: MGHWAMPPPVLSQVLHGAEEERSAQATLAAWHQYRHACELRLHLDPPAPGPVCNRSFDMYACWGDAVPNTTVTVPCPWYLPWHHRVQGGVVARRCGPDGRWVLDETGRPWRDHSQCQDPAQEQPLQRQAWLLEQFRLLYTVGYSLSLVALLLALLLLLTFRRLHCTRNFIHANLFLSFVLRAGAILTRDALLRRRLRPGPAHPLQLVGQEAVASCRLAQVVTQYCVGANYGWLLAEGLFLHKLLVLVAFSGRRCLPAFLLLGWGAPVLFVVPWVVARYLYENEGCWERNEKVAVWWIIRCPILVAVAVNFMVFVRIVRILVAKVRAHQVSQGDTRVRLARSTLTLIPLLGVHEVAFALLGEGHGGGTLRLVRLCLQLLLSSSQGLVVSVLYCFVNKEVQAEVRRGWQRCRLGAPGSPRAPPRGTRRYVAVGGQHPAPHPPRGPPMAETCC
- the OPA3 gene encoding optic atrophy 3 protein, which codes for MVAGAFPLAKLLTLGARQLSRPLAARIKAGARASPFFRTYICLPPAQLYHWVEMRAKMRLMGFRGAAVKPLNEEAAAELGAELLGEAIVFGVGGLCLYLEYARQAGQTRRREGEQAAALRELREGLEGLRAELEAMAARLPPGPGGLGHAPANLNHAHAGLNHAGANPAPAGANHAPAGANHAPAGANHAPAECSCAPAGASHAPAASSHAPVGTNHASTDPGY